In the Leptotrichia sp. oral taxon 847 genome, one interval contains:
- a CDS encoding tetratricopeptide repeat protein, producing MEFNENTKLFQKYMERIRNGDTEAMNEMGLIFQNSKDNENAKKWYLRAIEKNDFSYANNLGYLYAGEKDYENAKKYYLIAIKHNDFNALTNLAVLLQDNKKFEEAEKFYLKAVEKNCENAKNNLLIFYNETNQTQKEKKIYSQMAWGGDTNAMNHLGMICANEGNYKKAENWFLKASVLGDEHAKKNLKILKENKNKITKK from the coding sequence ATGGAATTTAACGAAAATACTAAATTATTTCAAAAATATATGGAAAGAATAAGAAATGGCGATACAGAGGCAATGAATGAAATGGGTTTAATCTTCCAAAATAGTAAAGACAATGAAAATGCTAAAAAATGGTATTTACGTGCAATTGAAAAAAATGATTTTTCTTATGCCAATAATTTAGGCTATCTCTATGCTGGAGAAAAAGATTACGAAAATGCCAAAAAATATTATTTAATTGCGATAAAACACAATGATTTCAATGCTTTAACCAATCTTGCCGTTTTACTTCAAGATAATAAAAAATTCGAAGAAGCTGAAAAATTTTATTTAAAAGCTGTGGAAAAAAATTGTGAAAATGCCAAAAATAATCTTTTAATATTTTATAATGAAACTAACCAGACACAAAAAGAGAAAAAAATATATTCTCAAATGGCTTGGGGTGGTGATACAAATGCAATGAACCACTTAGGAATGATATGCGCCAACGAAGGAAACTATAAAAAAGCTGAAAATTGGTTTTTAAAAGCCTCAGTTTTAGGCGATGAACACGCCAAAAAAAATCTAAAAATATTGAAAGAAAACAAAAATAAAATTACAAAAAAATAA
- a CDS encoding queuosine precursor transporter: MFNFFSQLRFGVNELLWLSYLILNFTAVVLAYRFWGKGGLLSVVPLSIVLANIQVGKLMTLFGFDGITMGNIAFGGIYLASDILTENEGKHYSRKVVSLGFAAMLFTTFIMQIVLKINVSPDDKMQGALSAVFGFMPRLAISSVCGFAVSQSFDIWSYQFIRKFRPSYRDIWIRNNASTMISQILDNIVFSFLAFTGKYPLKTVIGIIFSTYLLKIVISLLDTPFVYIATLWKKQGKISD, translated from the coding sequence ATGTTTAATTTTTTTAGTCAGCTTCGATTCGGAGTAAATGAATTGTTGTGGCTTTCATATTTAATTTTAAATTTTACGGCAGTTGTACTTGCTTACAGATTTTGGGGAAAAGGAGGACTGTTGTCAGTTGTGCCGCTGTCAATAGTTTTAGCTAATATTCAAGTTGGAAAATTGATGACCTTGTTTGGTTTTGATGGCATCACAATGGGAAATATCGCATTTGGAGGAATTTATCTTGCGTCTGATATTTTGACGGAAAATGAAGGAAAACATTACTCAAGAAAAGTGGTTTCGCTAGGTTTTGCTGCAATGTTATTTACAACGTTTATAATGCAAATTGTACTAAAAATAAATGTTTCACCTGATGATAAGATGCAAGGTGCTTTATCAGCAGTATTTGGATTTATGCCAAGACTTGCGATTTCAAGTGTGTGCGGATTTGCAGTTTCTCAGTCATTTGATATATGGTCTTATCAATTTATTAGAAAATTTAGACCATCTTATAGAGATATTTGGATTAGAAACAATGCGAGTACAATGATAAGTCAAATTTTAGACAATATTGTATTTTCGTTTTTAGCATTTACAGGAAAATATCCTCTAAAAACAGTAATCGGAATCATATTTTCAACATATTTATTAAAAATCGTAATTTCACTGCTTGACACACCTTTTGTGTATATTGCGACTTTATGGAAAAAACAAGGTAAAATAAGTGATTAA